A genomic segment from Takifugu rubripes chromosome 20, fTakRub1.2, whole genome shotgun sequence encodes:
- the LOC101069783 gene encoding TSC22 domain family protein 2-like: protein MSKMLAKKKSCFQITSVTQAQVAASTITDDTESLDDPDESRTEDVSSEIFDVSRADLDACERSSSEETLNNVGDPQEGTPHAAGPFNGVLPYPSISAGLVTPLNSGGSTPLPTKAQPFVPAIHPLTVISSPSAASVSPGAAHTVPVSTSCSSRFRVIKLDHGTGEPFRRGRWTCTEFYERDSDSNASRTLDGIKPAVTLDHSIDRDSGLGATINSMLNSTVVSTQASENPTDSGYFLSLGSKLGSGTSAFQPTGYSATSTLMGTQANANIQPVAPQNFHSNGHGLHHGVVQTSPIMSPATQTQHRQQHFGSSALQSGLTPSQVPSSPITSGSPGAQGLSGEAGSAQGLLLQGGNAPVVTSILQANDQQQRTSPAQPLGGIGATLVTAVTTSTSHSNGENAPATVPNTTATSLGGGPLQPQGTYGGIAQGLPSGFLMEDIKHRSDFLPQFGANMMSGRDHVKPFISDGLDLPTPSVKSLFGISIAMNVDEDSASGASVVAIDNKIEQAMDLVKSHLMYAVREEVEVLKEHIKELYERNSVLERENAVLKSLANSEQLGKLSSQLVHGSSPTLQPQQPPAIAPLSQPEGSQTIRHQPNITSA from the exons ATGTCGAAAATGCTAGCGAAGAAGAAAAGTTGCTTCCAGATCACGAGCGTCACGCAGGCTCAAGTGGCGGCCAGCACCATTACCGACGACACCGAGAGTCTTGACGACCCAGACGAATCCCGGACGGAGGACGTGTCTTCGGAAATATTTGACGTTTCTCGAGCTGATCTCGACGCGTGTGAGAGGAGTTCGTCCGAAGAAACCTTAAACAATGTAGGAGATCCTCAAGAGGGCACTCCCCACGCCGCTGGACCTTTCAACGGGGTACTGCCGTACCCAAGTATCAGCGCTGGTCTTGTCACCCCACTTAACTCGGGAGGAAGCACACCCTTGCCCACTAAGGCTCAACCTTTTGTTCCGGCCATTCATCCTCTGACCGTTATCAGTTCACCCTCAGCTGCCTCTGTCTCACCCGGTGCGGCTCACACGGTTCCTGTAAGCACCAGCTGCAGTTCTCGTTTCAGGGTCATTAAACTTGACCATGGCACAGGAGAACCCTTCAGACGTGGTAGATGGACATGTACTGAGTTCTATGAGAGAGATTCAGACTCAAACGCCAGTCGGACCTTGGACGGCATAAAGCCTGCCGTGACCCTTGATCACAGTATAGATCGGGACAGTGGGCTAGGGGCCACCATTAACTCCATGCTTAATAGCACTGTTGTTTCTACCCAGGCTTCAGAAAACCCCACCGACAGTGGCTACTTCCTCAGTTTGGGTTCCAAGCTTGGGAGTGGGACAAGTGCCTTTCAGCCCACAGGGTATTCAGCGACGTCAACGCTGATGGGCAcacaggctaatgctaacattcAACCTGTTGCACCACAGAACTTCCATTCTAACGGCCACGGTTTGCACCACGGCGTTGTGCAGACTTCTCCCATCATGTCTCCTGCCACCCAGACCCAGCATCGTCAACAGCACTTTGGCTCAAGTGCCCTTCAGTCTGGGCTAACACCCAGCCAGGTACCTTCGTCTCCGATTACCAGTGGTAGTCCAGGAGCCCAAGGGCTAAGTGGAGAGGCTGGCTCAGCACAGGGCCTCCTGCTCCAAGGGGGCAATGCACCAGTTGTGACCTCCATCCTTCAAGCAAATGACCAGCAACAGCGTACCAGCCCAGCACAGCCTTTAGGAGGGATAGGTGCTACCCTTGTGACGGCtgtcaccacctccacctctcacAGTAATGGTGAAAACGCACCAGCCACAGTGCCCAATACCACCGCTACCTCTCTGGGTGGAGGACCTCTCCAACCTCAGGGTACCTACGGAGGAATCGCCCAGGGCCTTCCCTCTGGCTTTCTGATGGAAGATATCAAACACAGGTCCGATTTCCTGCCTCAGTTTGGTGCCAACATGATGTCTGGGAGAGATCATGTAAAGCCTTTCATCAGCGACGGTCTCGATCTGCCAACTCCCTCGGTCAAAAGTCTCTTTGGCATCTCCATTGCTATGAATGTGGATGAGGACAG CGCATCCGGTGCCAGCGTCGTCGCCATCGACAACAAGATTGAGCAGGCGATG GACTTGGTGAAGAGTCACCTGATGTACGCCGTTcgcgaggaggtggaggtgttgAAAGAACACATCAAGGAGCTGTACGAGAGGAACTCTGTCTTGGAACGGGAGAACGCCGTGTTGAAGTCGCTGGCTAATTCCGAGCAGCTCGGCAAGCTCTCCAGCCAACTCGTTCACGGCAGCAGCCCGACGCTTCAGCCGCAGCAGCCCCCCGCCATCGCCCCCTTATCGCAGCCCGAGGGCAGTCAGACTATCCGCCATCAGCCCAACATCACTTCTGCGTGA